One window of Papaver somniferum cultivar HN1 chromosome 9, ASM357369v1, whole genome shotgun sequence genomic DNA carries:
- the LOC113313586 gene encoding splicing factor U2af small subunit B-like, whose translation MAGHLADIYGTEKDRVNCPFYFKIGACRHGDRCSRHHTRPSISPTILLANMYQRPDMITPGASIHPSAQDPRHIQQHFDDFYEDLFDELSKYGEIESLNICDNVADHMVGNVYVQFREEEHAANALKNLTGRFYAGRPIIVDFSPVTDFREATCRQYDENTCNRGGYCNFMHLKKISRELRRQLFGRYHRSRHSRSRSRSRSPYKHRSEERSHGGRGHDRRSNDRGNRSPGRRRGRSRSPDRKRNRSPVRDREGSAERRAKIEQWNREKDQVVSANENTTTGVAHNDSNGHDAQNGEEYYEQQQPRRGGHGSYEYDH comes from the exons TTATTTCAAAATCGGTGCTTGTAGACATGGAGATCGGTGTTCTAGGCATCATACCAGACCTTCTATTAGCCCTACTATTCTTCTCGCTAACATGTATCAAAGACCTGATATGATCACTCCTGGTGCTAGTATTCATCCTTCCGCTCAGGATCCTCGTCATATTCAACAACACTTTGAT GATTTTTATGAAGATTTGTTTGATGAGCTGAGCAAGTATGGAGAGATTGAAAGTCTTAATATCTGTGACAATGTGGCTGATCATATGGTGGGGAACGTTTATGTTCAATTTAGAGAGGAAGAACATGCTGCTAATGCACTTAAGAATTTGACTGGAAGGTTTTATGCAG GGCGTCCTATTATTGTTGATTTCTCTCCTGTGACGGATTTTCGTGAAGCTACCTGTAGGCAATACGATGAGAATACATGTAATCGAGGTGGATATTGCAACTTTATGCATTTGAAGAAGATTAGCAG GGAATTGAGGCGGCAATTATTTGGTAGGTATCATCGTTCTAGGCATAGCCGCAGTAGAAGCAGAAGCCGTAGTCCTTACAAGCATCGAAGTGAAGAGCGTTCACATGGTGGTCGTGGTCATGATAGAAGGTCCAATGATCGCGGTAACAGAAGCCCTGGAAGGAGAAGGGGACGAAGTAggagtcctgacaggaagaggaatAGGAGCCCTGTTAGGGATAGGGAGGGTAGTGCAGAGAGGAGGGCCAAAATTGAGCAGTGGAATAGGGAAAAGGACCAAGTAGTATCTGCTAATGAGAATACTACTACTGGTGTCGCTCACAATGACAGCAATGGGCACGATGCACAGAATGGAGAGGAATACTATGAGCAGCAACAACCACGGCGAGGAGGACATGGATCATATGAATATGATCACTAA
- the LOC113311855 gene encoding G-type lectin S-receptor-like serine/threonine-protein kinase At1g11330, whose product MRLFPSIFTLFFLDGLRLASAAVVGTTITATQFITNPETIISSKDGIFRLGFFSLADSCNRYVGIWYNNIPGPTIVWVANRDHPANDSSGVFKIASDGNLVVLDGQGKLCWTTNVTTGLASHQLVAELLDTGNLVLRESSPNYNHNEGRYLWQSFDHPTNTLLPGMQIGGNLRTGEKKTITSWRNEEEFIGLDHPDSDFKLEKDYSKGTVFLSTILYEDKSALSRIVLESDGKSIGKQWHEEKKQWLVSWSSDIYNKCGAFGIYKQYSKTCSCMRGFEPKFINEWKYGDWSGGCSRRKGLQCEIISSKTGDQSSERRDFIDARETSEQSGFNLHIRVASSELDDDYGYGREPSDSEMLIEENTELRVIDFKTLAVATNNFSEANKLGQGGFGSVYKGMLHDGQEEQEIAVKRLSKNSEQGSQEFMVEVLVISKLQHRNLVRLLGCCTYGEEKMLIYEYMPNKSLDAFLFDPKMGGLFDWKRRFEIILGIGRGILYLRRDSRLTTCLVIHRDLKASNILLDEELNPKILDFGMARIFGSSELLQANTRKVAGTFGYISPEYVMEGRLSEKSDVFSSGVLLLEIVSGKKNSSLCNQELSLRLLAHAWQLWNENNALALVDPTLVLSEPCFEVEILRCIHVGLLCVEEFAIDRPTMATTLSMLTGEFQLFRLQRTLHLLKDVFRQIQVLPGRSLTSMYQSQSLEVADLFP is encoded by the exons ATGAGGCTATTTCCTTCAATTTTCACCCTCTTTTTTTTAGATGGTTTGCGCCTTGCGAGTGCAGCAGTAGTTGGCACAACTATTACAGCAACACAATTCATAACAAACCCTGAAACAATAATTTCCTCAAAAGATGGAATTTTCAGATTAGGCTTCTTTAGCCTTGCTGATTCTTGCAATCGCTATGTTGGAATTTGGTACAATAATATTCCAGGGCCAACCATAGTATGGGTTGCTAATAGAGATCACCCGGCAAATGATTCTTCTGGAGTTTTCAAGATTGCCAGTGACGGAAATCTTGTGGTTCTTGATGGGCAAGGGAAACTATGCTGGACAACAAATGTCACTACTGGTCTTGCCTCTCATCAGTTAGTTGCTGAGCTGCTGGATACTGGGAATCTCGTTCTACGAGAATCATCGCCGAACTATAACCACAATGAAGGAAGGTATTTATGGCAAAGTTTTGATCACCCTACCAATACGCTTCTGCCGGGGATGCAAATTGGCGGGAATCTTAGAACAGGTGAGAAAAAAACGATTACCTCATGGAGAAATGAGGAGGAGTTTATAGGCCTGGATCATCCTGATTCAGACTTCAAGTTAGAGAAAGATTATTCGAAAGGTACTGTTTTCTTATCTACTATATTATATGAGGACAAATCTGCTTTGTCAAGGATAGTTTTAGAATCTGATGGGAAGTCAATAGGAAAACAATGGCACGAGGAGAAGAAACAATGGCTCGTCAGCTGGTCCTCTGACATTTATAACAAATGCGGGGCATTCGGTATTTATAAGCAATACTCGAAAACCTGTAGTTGCATGAGAGGGTTCGAACCAAAGTTCATAAATGAATGGAAATATGGGGATTGGTCAGGTGGATGCTCGAGGAGAAAAGGTCTGCAGTGTGAGATAATAAGCAGTAAAACCGGTGATCAAAGTAGTGAAAGAA GAGATTTCATTGACGCACGTGAAACCTCTGAGCAGTCGGGTTTCAATCTTCACATACGCGTTGCCAGTTCTGAACTTG ATGACGATTATGGTTATGGAAGAGAACCCTCAGATTCAGAGATGCTAATTGAAGAAAACACGGAGCTCAGAGTAATCGATTTTAAAACACTAGCTGTTGCAACAAACAATTTTAGTGAGGCCAATAAGCTTGGGCAGGGTGGTTTTGGATCAGTGTATAAG GGAATGTTACATGATGGACAGGAGGAACAAGAGATAGCTGTTAAAAGGCTTTCTAAAAACTCTGAACAAGGCTCGCAAGAATTT atggtggaaGTATTGGTGATCTCTAAACTACAGCATAGAAACCTCGTCAGACTGCTCGGATGCTGCACTTATGGAGAAGAAAAGATGTTGATTTATGAATACATGCCCAACAAAAGCCTGGATGCATTTCTCTTCG ATCCTAAAATGGGAGGATTGTTTGATTGGAAAAGGCGGTTCGAAATAATCCTAGGGATAGGTAGAGGGATTCTTTATCTTCGTAGAGATTCTAGACTAAcgacttgttt agtCATCCATAGAGATCTCAAAGCTAGCAACATTCTGTTGGACGAAGAATTGAATCCTAAAATTTTAGACTTTGGCATGGCAAGGATATTCGGAAGCAGTGAACTACTCCAAGCAAATACAAGAAAGGTTGCTGGAACATT TGGATACATATCCCCTGAGTACGTAATGGAGGGAAGACTTTCGGAAAAATCCGACGTTTTTAGTTCTGGAGTGTTGCTTCTAGAGATTGTGAGCGGAAAGAAAAACTCTAGCCTCTGCAATCAGGAACTATCATTGAGGCTTTTAGCACAT GCATGGCAGCTGTGGAACGAGAACAATGCACTTGCCTTGGTTGATCCAACATTGGTGTTGTCCGAACCATGTTTTGAGGTTGAAATATTAAGATGCATTCATGTGGGTTTGTTGTGTGTAGAGGAATTCGCGATAGACAGACCAACTATGGCTACAACACTCTCTATGCTTACTGGCGAATTTCAACTCTTCCGGCTCCAAAGAACCCTGCATTTACTGAAAGACGTGTTTCGTCAGATTCAAGTTCTTCCCGGAAGATCTCTGACATCAATGTATCAATCACAATCCTTGGAGGTCGCTGACCTATTTCCTTGA
- the LOC113313585 gene encoding G-type lectin S-receptor-like serine/threonine-protein kinase At1g61430 has protein sequence MKRHRGNLIILPCIFIFVFVAGLRLGSAVVGTTITATQFITDPETIISSKDGIFRLGFFSLGDSSNRYVGIWYNNIPGPTIVWVANRDHPLNDSTGVFKIASDGNLVVLDGQGKLCWTTDVTDIGSDQLVAELLDTGNLVLRESSPNYNYDEGRHFWQSFDHPTNTFLPGMQIGGNLRTGEKKTITSWKNDSNDPSKGDFTLELDPYVLPELVIKNRSWKKWRSGPWVEELFGSQHPMEEFLGMDHRGYFKLERDYPKGTIFLSLIYYEKAALSRIVLESDGNLVGKQWHEERRQWLVSWSSDIYNICGPFGIYMPYSKTCSCMRGFEPKFINEWEGGNWSGGCARRNELRCAIQSNKTGDKNSGGAMVNEADGFLEVKISNVPDNFHFSETMNDVQCRYKCLHNCSCIAHSYSNHILNTGCMWWTGDLIDARKTYGPVDFNLRIRVANSEFVDRHRVVHNNKEGSVKIIIITSVLIGILLTGVSSYFCWIFMGEQIHFCWVFMARQILSCLRWIGDQSGFIYCYFLYLIGKMKRGMRRSVELERKRRHRKKKKRNMRRSSVYSDDEYSHAREPSDTEMLIGENTELRLIDFKTLSVATNNFSEANMLGHGGFGPVYKGTLRDGLEEQEIAVKRLSKNSEQGSQEFKNEVLVVSKLQHRNLVRLLGCCTYREEKMLIYEYMPNKSLDAFLFDPKMRGLFDWKRRFEIILGIRRGILYLHRDSRLRVIHRDLKASNILLDDELNPKISDFGMARIFGGNERLQANTRKVAGTFP, from the exons ATGAAGCGCCATAGAGGTAACCTGATAATACTTCCTTGTATTTTCATCTTCGTTTTTGTAGCTGGTTTGCGCCTTGGGAGCGCAGTAGTAGGCACAACTATTACAGCAACACAATTCATAACAGACCCTGAAACCATAATTTCCTCAAAAGATGGAATTTTCAGATTAGGCTTCTTTAGCCTCGGCGATTCTAGCAATCGGTATGTTGGAATTTGGTACAATAATATTCCAGGGCCAACCATAGTATGGGTTGCTAATAGAGATCACCCACTGAATGATTCCACTGGAGTTTTCAAGATTGCCAGTGACGGAAATCTTGTGGTTCTTGATGGGCAAGGAAAACTGTGCTGGACCACAGATGTTACTGATATTGGCTCTGATCAATTGGTTGCTGAGCTGCTGGATACTGGGAATTTAGTTCTACGAGAATCATCCCCAAATTATAACTACGATGAAGGAAGGCATTTTTGGCAGAGTTTTGACCACCCTACCAATACGTTTCTGCCGGGGATGCAAATTGGTGGGAATCTTAGAACAGGTGAGAAAAAAACGATTACTTCATGGAAAAACGATTCCAATGATCCTTCCAAAGGAGACTTCACTTTAGAGTTAGACCCGTATGTCTTACCGGAACTCGTTATCAAGAATCGCTCTTGGAAGAAATGGCGAAGTGGCCCGTGGGTGGAGGAGCTTTTTGGCTCGCAACATCCGATGGAGGAGTTTTTGGGCATGGATCATCGAGGCTATTTCAAATTAGAGAGAGATTATCCGAAAGGTACTATTTTTTTATCACTAATATATTATGAAAAAGCTGCTCTGTCGAGGATAGTTTTAGAATCGGATGGAAATTTAGTAGGAAAACAATGGCACGAGGAGAGGAGACAATGGCTCGTCAGCTGGTCCTCTGACATTTATAACATATGCGGGCCATTCGGAATTTATATGCCATACTCAAAAACCTGTAGTTGTATGAGAGGGTTCGAACCCAAATTTATAAATGAATGGGAAGGTGGGAATTGGTCAGGTGGATGCGCGAGGAGAAACGAATTGCGTTGTGCGATACAAAGCAACAAAACCGGTGACAAAAATAGCGGAGGAGCAATGGTAAATGAAGCAGATGGGTTTTTAGAAGTGAAGATATCGAATGTGCCtgataattttcatttttcagaAACCATGAACGATGTGCAGTGCCGTTATAAATGCTTGCACAACTGTTCATGCATTGCGCACTCGTATAGCAATCACATTCTCAATACGGGGTGTATGTGGTGGACAGGGGATTTGATTGACGCTCGTAAAACCTATGGGCCGGTGGATTTCAATCTTCGCATTCGTGTTGCCAATTCAGAATTTG TAGACAGACACAGGGTCGTCCATAACAATAAGGAAGGGAGTGTAAAGATAATTATCATAACTTCAGTTCTTATTGGAATACTTTTGACCGGTGTCAGCTCATATTTTTGTTGGATTTTCATGGGAGAACAAATTCATTTTTGTTGGGTTTTCATGGCAAGACAAATTCTTTCTTGTTTGAGATGGATCGGAGATCAGAGTGGTTTCATTTATTGCTACTTCCTCTATTTGATAG GGAAAATGAAGAGAGGCATGAGAAGGAGTGTAGAATTGGAAAGAAAGAGGAGacacagaaaaaagaagaagagaaatatgAGAAGATCATCAGTCTACTCGGATGACGAATATAGTCACGCAAGAGAACCTTCAGATACGGAGATGTTAATTGGAGAAAACACTGAACTCAGACTAATCGATTTTAAAACATTATCTGTTGCAACAAACAATTTTAGTGAAGCTAATATGCTTGGGCATGGTGGTTTTGGACCAGTGTATAAG GGAACATTGCGTGATGGACTGGAAGAGCAAGAGATAGCTGTGAAAAGGCTTTCTAAGAACTCTGAACAAGGCTCACAAGAATTTAAAAACGAAGTCTTGGTGGTCTCTAAACTACAGCACAGAAACCTCGTCAGACTGCTCGGATGCTGCACTTATCGAGAAGAGAAGATGTTGATTTATGAATACATGCCCAACAAAAGCCTGGATGCTTTTCTCTTTG ATCCTAAAATGCGTGGGCTGTTTGATTGGAAAAGGCGGTTCGAAATAATTCTAGGGATACGTAGAGGGATTCTTTATCTTCATAGGGATTCTAGACTAAGAGTCATCCATAGAGATCTCAAAGCTAGCAACATTCTGTTGGACGATGAATTGAATCCTAAAATTTCAGACTTTGGCATGGCAAGGATATTCGGAGGCAATGAACGACTCCAAGCAAATACTCGGAAGGTTGCTGGAACATT CCCCTGA